The genomic stretch taatacatataaagcacttaggaaAATACCAAGTAAATAgcgttcagggcttccctggtggcacagtggttgagagtccgcttgccgagtcaggggacacgggttcatgctccggtctgggaagattccacatgcggcggagcggctgggcccgtgagccatggccgctgagcctgcgcatccggagcctgtgctccgcaacgggagaggccacagcaggcccgcataccgcaaaaaaaaaaaaaaaaaaaatagtgttcaaCAAATTtagttataataattataaaaattattattatccttCTTTACTCTTCTTCTACTTCATTCTCTCTCCAAGCTAGGAAGGCTGTGAAGGTGCTAGTATTAGGGTCTTACAGGAGAGGACGCTGCAGATGGatgggaaaaaaaggacaatttCCTGCACATTTGCTCAAGCAGTGGGAGCTGAGTCCCTTTCTTGTCTCTCCTCttaagcagcatccctggcccctgGTTCTCACGCTCTTCTCTCCTCTCACTTTCTAGCCTTGGGTTAAGCTCATTATAAATTCCAAGCTGGCATCTGCACCTGGCAGAAGTAAATGAGAAAAGCAGAGGGGAAATCCTGCTCAGCTCTCTCCTCCCACACCATCCCTGCTCTCACTCCCCAGCCCCATTCTAAACATCCTCGAATTAGTCTCTTCATCTTagcaagagaaggagggagggaaaagcaaaggaaacctaTCCTGCTGGCTCAAAGGACTGGAGGACTGCTGcttctccctctctgcccattCTTAGAAGTGCTCCCAGTCAAGCACAAGACTCACAGAGCAACAgtgaaaacaaaggaaacaaagggTCAAAGAAGGTGAACTCTACTTGGCCATTGCTCCACACTGAGTCCCCCAGGTCCCATCCCTCTGGTTCTCATCCCTTTCAAATTCCCAGGGCCAAATTCTGCCCCTCATTCTTCTCCTGCCATCCTGGATCCTCTGCCCCCCACTCCAGAGCTCTTTCTTCTTATCCAGGAAGCATCACCTCAGGAAAACTGGAGCTCCTAGAAGCCTTCTTATCTCTAACAGTGAGAGCCAGGTGAAAGGATGACCACACCATCCTGTTTATAGGAATGAAGACAGGCAGCTGTAGTTTGAGCATTCCATACTGGAACTCTGAAAAACTTTCCTGTCTTGAAATGCGGCTAATACGTGCTTAGAACTTAACATGTATTAGCATTTTTCTCTGTAGATATGTGAATATGTTTGTTTGTAAGTTACATGGGGAATTATAACAGAATTAGACCACCCATTCAAAATTAATTCTAAAGGGAAAAATATGCACTTCTTGTTTCAAATAACTGAAGTTTAAATAAACTTTGGGACAAGGCCTATTTTTGAGATGAGaattatctctctatatatacatagtaCAGGATGTATCATGATCATCCCTTTAGGGTCCATGACAtaagactgaataatataaaAGCTTAggtttcatgttttttttaaataattttaagagttaatttttttatggaaTTCAAGATGTACATACCAGCTACTAAGTTCACCACAAaatatgttaacttttttttaagtaatccAAATGCCTCACAAAAATTCAAACACTATAAATATGTATGAAATGAAAAGTCTTCCTCTTACTCCAAAACTCTCTGTTTCCAGAATTAACCACTGCTGCTAATGGTTTCTTTACCAGTGGACTCCTTCAATAATTTTCAGGACAAATCCCTCAAATACTCTCAGTAGAGTCTTTCAGACTCTACTCTACTCTGTATTTCAGGTCCAAATACAGTTGCCATTAGTAGCTCTCAAAAGCTCCTCCAGAAAATACAAGCTTTTCAACTTAGTTTTCTCCTTATCTCTTAGTCAGTACATCTCTGGGCAAAATACTGCCTACTAGAGAGGTTTCTATAAGAATATGGGGCTTGGTTATGTCAGTTAAGGTCTTTGGCATTTCTCTCTCAGTCCCGTGGTGCAGGCTTGTCCATGACCCAAATTATCGTCAGGCTTATCAGCAGTCAATAGGATAGTGCCGATACAGCAAAGTTTCTGATAATCTCTTTGGGGATTGATTTCGGGAATCAATTTCAAATTGTCTTTCAGGTGTACTTTGAGAAAAATGTCATCAGCACAAGGCAGTAACTGAAGGACACTTGAGTGTTTTCCGGACAGTGGAATTGAAAGGGTTCCCATTAGAGAACAAGCATATTTAACACTGGCTCCATCTTAACCATGACTTTTATGGCAGCTTGCAGAAGACCAAGCCTGCTACAGTCCATTTTCTTTCTAGGTGATAGGGGAGTTAGTAAAATAAAGTTGGCAAATGATCAGATGGTGATATCACAAGCTTAAGATCTAAATGAATTTCTTGCCATATTGGCCCAAAAGTCTGCTTACAGGCCAGGTGTAATACAGTTGTTTCACCCTATATGGTTTCTTTCTTAGTCATTGCCCATCTATGTGAGGCCTCCAAGACTTCtatactttgcaaatattttcctgtcCTTCACAGATGAAACCTTATAGAtccatttattctaaaaatatgatttgagtatctactatgtgccaggtactgttctaggtactTGGGGTACAGATGTACTCCAACAAACAAAGATGTCTGCCCACATGGAATCCACATCCTGGTAggaggagacagacaagaaatggtaaacataataaataagtacATTCTATATTATGCTAAAAGTTGACAAATGCTAtggagaagatattttaaaaatagggcaGGGTAAGGGGCTTTCGGAGTGGTAATGGGggttacagtttttaaaagggTAGTAAGGGTAGGGCTCAATGAGAAAGCAACATGTAAATTAAATTGTGAAAGAGGCAAGGAGTTCGCCATGAGAACATCTGGATAAAGAGCAGAGAGGGAACAGATGATGCCATCATCCTAAGGTGTTTTCAAAAGACAGTGGGGGCCACGGTGAGCAGGTGGAAGTGTAGCAGATGCAGTCACAGGTCACAGGGCTGTGTAGGCTCAGGCTttgaaaaatgagagaaataaggaGCCAGATGGAGGTTCTGAGTGCAAGAGGGTCATGATctgctataatttttaaaggattattcCTTGTCGTGCTAAGGAGAGACTTCAGAGTTGTAACAGTAGAAGCTGAGAGCCCAGTTAAAATGATATTCCAATAATCCAGGGAGGAGGTGCCTCTGGCTTGGATCCAGGTGGTAACAGCAGAAATGATAGGTAGTAATCTCATTAAGATGTTAGGCATAGAATGGTTTACTCTTCCCAAAGGCATTTCAATTTCATAATATCCCACCTCCCTAGAAAAAATGTGgtttagttaaaaacaaaaagaaggaggagaaggaggaggaggaagaaaaagataaaaaagaagggGAAGACCACTAATGGGAGACCACTAATGGTTTAATTTTAGGCATTGCTGAAGAAGATATTTAGCTTTCTATGGGCCTCTCACATTATTCCATAAGCACGACCTGATTGAAGCGCAAGGCAACGTTTGTGTCAGATGATTCTAGAAATCATGAGGGCAAGAAATATTGGAGAGGGATTTATATAATGccctctgttcattcattcattcattcaagggtCAAGTATTTCTTAACACTTACTGTGAGTCAGGCTCTGTTCTGGATGCTTAGGACACAACAATGGACAACACACACAAGTGTCCAAACCTATGTAGTGCTTGTACTCTAGACAAAAGTGCTAATAAACAAGTAAGCTATTTAGTGTATTATGCAATGATAAATACCCTCAGAATAAAAGTGGAGTTGAGACGAGAGATCACAGTGTACAGAGGACAGGAGATGATTCAGTTTTATTCGGAGTGATCACTGTAGATCTTATTGAAGAGGGGAAAGAATCAGAGGTGAGTACCATACTCAGAATCTGAAGACTGGTAACGGAACTCCTGCAGCTTCCTAAGGAATCTGATAATTGATCATTTAATACACATCTGAGGCAAAAGGACTTTGACCAAGAATTTGTCAAAGACtgaattataaaattatactaTATTGTTTATAGTCTTTCTATCATCATTTTTCTTGCAAGTCTCATCCTTGTACCATATTTGAAATCTCTTACATAACCCACTATCAAATAAAAGAGCTAATGTGGCACAGTTCCCAATACAGttgattataattattatattttcttttctttttcagcacTATGTATACTtaggaaataactgaaaaagaatataaatgagaATGAATGTTCTAATTCCAAAatgactttctgcctcttttataTAAGGCTcgtgaaataaattgaaaatataattaaattgttttaaaatataggatATAGGAATAGTTCCAGTGATAATACAGGAAATTATGCTCTTTTTCAAAATGTGCCTTGGCACTCTGATATTTGAGTTAAGCCAAAGGCTGACTGGAATCTTTCAGACAATTTTGTGATGAACTTCACCTTTCCAGATGACTTTATGTAGCACCGTGTTCATTATTCAGAATAACAGTCATCTTTAATATGTCACAAATCTGAACAGCTATGACATTCATTCCCAAAGTTCAGCAAAATATATTACAAGGCTTAGACTTTATGAAGAAAGAGCTTGTCTAGGTGATTCTGgagatttcttttccatttttcttaatcAAGGAGTCAAACCCTAAGGCCACAAAATGCTTAAATATTATCCCTGACCTGTGACCTAGAATCTTCCTCCAGCTGAAATTGAAGAGCGTAAATCAAAAACTGTATTTCTCAGAATAGAAGTTTATGAGGAGAAGTGGTGGCAATGGGCAAGTAAAATTGGGGACACTGGTTTCAAACATTGTCACCAGGTTCCTCAGCAACATTTctcagagattttaaaatgtagcCTCAGGAGATTGATATAATTAGTAATGCTCTTCAACAAACTGTTTTTCATAGAATCATTGGTTTTGTAGAAAAACCTATTTACAAAGAATTCTGCTTAGGAAAAActtatataaaaaattcaaaataggaaTAACTATTtctatagattcttttttttttttttttcagatatattgtCTTTTATTATGCAATTATGTCTACACGTGTTCAGATCCAACCCCCAGGATGGATGGAGTTTACCCAAATCCTcaatttccttcttcctcccccgggaaaaatcaaatttgtatttctgtgggttTGACAACTGAGTCTCTTTCAAGTCAGTTAATATGGTAACTTTGTCTTTCTTTAGAAGAGACCAAAGGTCACTAACTTTGCACGAAAGCATTTCTTCCTCCTGCACCTGGCTTTACTCaagtaatgttttcttttctttttcctcctcaccACAGTGCTTGGGACGAGAGAATGTAAACATCGACAGAACAGCAGCCCTATGACCACATGAGTACTTTTCCATCAGGTAGATTCCATCAGCCAGCCAAGTGTGTCATCTCCTTTGCTTGCTGGAAGTCACTGAGATTTCCGTGGTAATTTAGTGTCCCCTTTACTTTGGCCTCCATCATTAAATGTTTGCGGTAAATGTGCAGGCAGAGGTGAGTGGGAAAGTGTTGCTGCATGCTGAGCTCCTGGCTGTAAACCCTTTAGTAAATTCTGAGTTAGGCTATGGTGGAAAGCGGCTGAGGTAGATCCCGAGGTGGCTGTCACTCCAGCTGTGTCCGTTCCAAAGCCAAGTAGCTCCAAGGGAAACTGGAAGGGCATGGTCACTGGAACAAGGCCACCCAGCATCCCAAAAGGAGTCACATTTTGATTTGTTACAGACAAAGGTGATGTCATGAGAGTCAGAGGTGAGGCATTAGCCAATAATGATGCTCCTGCTGTGGACTGCACACTGGCTGTTACCACTGACGACCCTGAGGCAGAGGATGGTCTATGTGGAGTAGACAACGGTTTAGTAGCACCCTGTGTTCCACTTCCTGTTCCCCCAGATAGACTAGTCCTATTAGCTCCGCTTGAGTTAAGGTTGCTACCTCTGCTGGCCGGTACATTCATTGCAATTCCACTCAAGCTATTCTTGCCGACAGTTCCAGTGGATGATGAGTTTGTTAGCTTTGGAGGGGCCTGAAGATTTTTTGTAGATGGAAGGCCTGAAGTGCGATTAGAGGGCAATAAATTCAAGGTGGGAGACtgtctgctgatgtttattccaCTGGGCTGTTTATGGACTGGGTTGTTACTGCTAGAGTGGCTACTCTGGGCCACTAGTGCATTTGGACTGGAAGAACTTGGGGATACAGTAGGTTTGGGAGTTGGGTTGGATTTAGAAATAAGTTTAGTTGATACTGAAGGCTTAGCTGACTGAGAGGGCTTGGGTGAGGCAGAAGGCTTAGGTGAGGGCAAGGGTTTAGGAGACGTGGCAGGTTTCGGAGATGCGGCAAGTTTTGGGGATGCAGCCATTGAGAAGGGAGATTTGAAACCCTGCGTGGAGATTTGTGACACCATTGCCTTGGCTAAATAGTTACTGGAGGTAGTGGTGCTAGGTACTGTCCTAGAAACCAGGGAGTGGGACCCTTGAGAACCATTTCCAGGTGTGGGAGTAGATAAGGGAAGGCGGTACATAAGTGGCTTATCTGAAGACTTAATAAGTGGGGATGAACAGGAAAGTTGGGGATTATTACTTAATTTCACCACTGGATTGGTCTGTGATTTACTAATAGTTGCTTGTAATGGAGACACATAGTTCTGTTGGACAGCTGAATGCTGGTGCACCTTTGTTACTTGTGTTAACGAAGAAGCATCTTGGGCCTCTGATGTTCCCAGAGCGTGAGAGGAGGCAGCAACTTGGGCTTGGGAAGAAGAGGAGACATGGGTCTGCGAAGAGGAAGAAGCATGAATCTGGCTTGACCTCTGTAGTCCTTGTTGAAGTAGCCTGGCTGGCAAAGGTTCTAAGGAAACTTTAGGGTTCTGAATTGAAGAACCAGCAATAAGGCCTGAAGAGATGCCAGTATGAGCTAAATCCTGGGGTTTCTTTGGTACTGGCCCTGTGTGGCCAGCAATAAGACTTGATGAATGTGCGGTCTGAGTAGAATCTAGTTTTTTGGGAGTAGCCAGTGGCAGTTTACTCATGATACTTGCTAATTTTTCCTCTCTCAGTCCTGGACGAGGTTTTGCAGTTGGCATACTTATCCTTGAGCCAGATGGAGGGCCCTTGTTCCCGTTGTTGATAACAGCTAAAGCTTCAGAAACAAGATCCAGTGCAGGTGGATGAAAAGAAAGTTCTTCATCTAGTGAGTCATCAAGGCAGATCGTCTCCTGGGCCGGTGTAGAGCTAGAACTGGTGGAGGCCACAGCAGATGTGCTAGAGCTCGTTGAAGGGCCACCAACTGAAGCCACCAAGGATGCAGGAGTTTTCTGGTCCTTTTTTGGACTACACTCCTTCACTTTGGGTTTAGGTGCAGGAATCACCTTTTTCTTTGCCGGAGCAGAAGTAAGATGATTATGTACACTCCGACTTTCCTTAAAAAGCATTTTTGCCTGCATCCAGCCCTTAGGCCACAATGGTTTCACCTCTGTCTCCATAAAGGATTTAAGATAATCCTCAGCAGACTGGCTTTTATTTGGCTCTAACTCATAGCATCCCAATTTGATCTCAACAAGGTTACATAACAAAGTTCTAATGGTGTCATCCCAGTGGAATTTCTTCCTTGGTCCTATGACACGTTTCCCTGGTTTCTCATCATCATCTTCCTCAGATCCATTTTTTTCTCGTTCTTCATCTGTTTGAAACTTGGCACACTTAGCTTGATTACGAGCCTGGCAGTCCTCCTGGTATTTAAATAGCTGTTCAGGCATGACATTGCTAACAGCCAGTTTCAGTTTTTGCAGAGGTTCTCTTAAACGATCATCCTGGACATTGAGATGTAACTTCTTTAGACGTTTTACCAGTGTTTCTTTATTGCATGGCACAAAAGCTTCAAGGTGGGAGTAGACACTGCTACGAATGACAGGGCCTAGTTCCTGCAGCTGTAACTCAATGTCCAGAAGAATATTATTCATATCCTGTGTAaagaattttttccttccttcttcatcaAAAAGTTTGGCAGCTACACGGAGGTCTTCGATACGTTTTTCAAGAAGGACAGGCAGACCCTCTGGGAGTGTAGGTACCACCTTGGGCATAACTTGAGAGGCATAGGTTGGCTGGGTGGTGTTTCCGTTCTCTCCTCCTGACTCAGACAGGGGGCTACCATTAGAAGCAGCATCCAGTAATCTGTCAAAGTCAAAATCATCTAGCATCTCTAGGGCATTTTCAGCTTCCTGAAAGAGTTCATGTTCATTTGTGCTAACAAAAATGGGGAGGTCCGGATCAGCACTATTCAGATTTAAGTCCGAGACATCATTCCCCAATGCCACAGCAGCAGAGGGGGTTTTATGCAGAGAGGAGGTCGAGAAGTTCACTGGGACTTTAGGGTTAGACTCCTTCCTTAATGCATCcttctctttttgaaattttcttatcATGGCAGCTAGAGAAAGAGAATCTTTATaacgtttcttctttttttcagatttgtGTGAATTTAGAGCCACAACTCCCAGTTGTTTCGGTACTTTTTTCCTTGgcttcttctccttttccccttcctctttccgCTTCCGCTTCTTCATCTCAATATCATCTTCTTTCATTTTGGGAATTTTGGGTGGCTTgtgcttttggttgtctgtaataTCTTCTTCTTCAGTATCTGAAGCTTGGTGAAACTGGAGAGTGCCAGTGTTGATATAAAACCCTCCATATTTTGTTGTTAGAGAAGCAGGAACTAATTCGTCATAAGCCTCTGAATTATCAATAAATGGATCTGTCTCATCATAGCCAAAGCCTATATCGATTAAATCTTGTAGCCGATCCTTCCGGTGTTTACGGGGCTTCCCACCATATTTCATTTCAAACTTCTTAGCCAACATTTCCACTTCTTGCCTCTCTTGATGATCATCATTGAACGGGTCTTCCATGTAAATGGGCTTCTTCCGTTGTTCTCCGCACAGCAACAGCTCCGGGTAGCTGAACTCCACGCAGCTCTCGTCGGTGGGATCCTTGAGCACCAGCTCCAGGCGCACTGTCTCCTTCGACGGCCTCTGCTGCGGCTCGGCCCGGGAAGCCGACTCCCGCGGCGGAGGCGGCTGCAAGTGCAACTgcgggagcggcggcggcggcggcggctcgggCCTAGGGGGCTCGCGCTGCAGCGACATGGGCGGCTCGGCGCGGCTGACCTCGCGCTGGGGGAGCGGCTTCTCCCGCGGCGGGGGCTGCGCGTCCGACCGGGGGGCAACCTCCCGCGGGGCCGACTGCTCCGCCCGGGCCGGCTCGCGGTACGGCTGCGGCTCCAGTCGGGGGGGCTCGCGAGGGTAGTCGGGCTCGCGTTCGGCCCCCGGGAACTCGGCCTCGCGCCGCCTCACCGGTGACAGGCTAATAAACGCTACTCTGCGTGGCTCCGCCATCCCCACTGTTCTGGCCCTCTGCCTTCGCTCGAGCCGGCGCTCGGTTCTACGCCGAGTTGTTTGCCTGCCTGCCCTTCCTTTTGCTCTCCGTCGCTTTTCTTCCCTCCACCACCCTCAGCCGTCGCCGCCGACGCCACCGTGAGTGCGGACTGTCCCCCCTTCCCCGCCACTATGTTCTGATGGGCTCCACCGCCATCGCCAGGATCGTTCTATAGATTCTTAAACACTACCTCAGACTCTAGCCGCTTCACTCACTATATTCTTATCACCTCCATGTATTTGTCAGAACTCTTCTGTATGCAAATGCATAAAACCAATTTACACTGGTTTAAGCCTCCTAAAAGAGCTTCCTGTCAAATGGAACTGAAAATCCTGGGCTGGACATGCAAGtcccttaaaaaaactaaaagtagagttaccatagATCTAGCAAGCCCACCCCTgcgcatatatccagaaaaggcgaaaactctaattcaaaaagatacatgcaccccaatgttcacagcagcactattcacaatagccaagacatggaagtaacctaagtgtccatcaacagatgaatggataaagaagatgtggtatcaatcaaaagatgggcagatgacctaaatagacctttctccaaagaagacatacagatggccaagaggcacatgaaaagctgctcaacatcactaatcattagagaaatgcaaatcaaaactacaatgaggcaacatttcacaccaatcagaatggccatcatcaaaaagtctacaaataataaatgctgaagagggtgtggagaaaagggaaccctcttgcactgttggtgggagtgtaaattcatacagccactaaggaggacagtatggaggttccttaaaaaactaaaatagaattgccatatgacccagcaatcccactactgggcatataccctgagaaaaccataattgaaaaagacacatacaccccaatattcattgcagcactatttacaatagccaggtcatggaagcaacctaaatgtccatcaacagacgaatggaaaaagaagatgtggtgcatatacacaatggaatattactcagccataaaaagaaagaaattgggtcatttgtagagatgtggatggacctagagactgtcatacagagtgaagtaagtcagaaagagaaagacaaatatcgtatattaacacttatatgtggaacctagaaaaatggtatggatgaaccagtttgcaaggcagaaatagagatacagatgtagagaacaaacgtatggacaccaaggggggaaagcagtaggggcgggggggggggggttgaaggggggggatgaattgagaggttggaattgacatatatacactaatatgtataaaaaagataactaataagaacctgctgtctaaaataataaaataaaattcaaaaaaagaggtgtggtatatatatatagatataaatatagatatatatacacaatggaatactattcagccataaaaatgaatgaaatcataccatttgtaacaacatggatggacctagagattattatacaaagtgaagtaagtcagacagagaaagacaaatatcatactatatcacttatgtgtggaatctgaaaaatgaaacaaatgaacttatttacaaaacagaaatagactcacagacacagaaaacaaatttatgctcACCAAATGGGAAAGTGGAGGGgtgataaattaagagtttgggattagcagatacagaatattatgtataaaataaacaacaaggacctactgtatagcacagggaactgtattcaatatcttgtaataacctataattgaagagtctgaatatatatatatattaatatataactgaatcactttgctgtacacctgaaactaacacaacattgtaaatcaagtatactccaataaaaagaaaaggaaaataaagggctGGAAATGGCTGAGGTCAGCTCTAGGGACTCACTCGTGCCTCTACACACGGTCTCTGGCTCTCCTCACCCCATTGTCCTGGTTCATCTCCCTGTTAGGCAGTTTTCTTCAGAAGATGACCACTCAGCAAATTCAGACCTCCTTTGGGTCTCTTAGTTTAGCAGAAAAATGCTTCTCCTTCTACACTCTTCAATGAAAGTCCCTAAATTAATTGCCTTTGGCTTTGCTTGGGTGAGGCCACCACTCCCCGACCAGCCTCAGTGGTCAGGAAGATGGGTTTTATTCATCAAAGCTCAACCCAGAATTGGCATGGGAGGGAAATCAAGCTCACCCCACCTCCATAGTCT from Pseudorca crassidens isolate mPseCra1 chromosome 5, mPseCra1.hap1, whole genome shotgun sequence encodes the following:
- the LOC137224734 gene encoding ubinuclein-2 gives rise to the protein MAEPRRVAFISLSPVRRREAEFPGAEREPDYPREPPRLEPQPYREPARAEQSAPREVAPRSDAQPPPREKPLPQREVSRAEPPMSLQREPPRPEPPPPPPLPQLHLQPPPPRESASRAEPQQRPSKETVRLELVLKDPTDESCVEFSYPELLLCGEQRKKPIYMEDPFNDDHQERQEVEMLAKKFEMKYGGKPRKHRKDRLQDLIDIGFGYDETDPFIDNSEAYDELVPASLTTKYGGFYINTGTLQFHQASDTEEEDITDNQKHKPPKIPKMKEDDIEMKKRKRKEEGEKEKKPRKKVPKQLGVVALNSHKSEKKKKRYKDSLSLAAMIRKFQKEKDALRKESNPKVPVNFSTSSLHKTPSAAVALGNDVSDLNLNSADPDLPIFVSTNEHELFQEAENALEMLDDFDFDRLLDAASNGSPLSESGGENGNTTQPTYASQVMPKVVPTLPEGLPVLLEKRIEDLRVAAKLFDEEGRKKFFTQDMNNILLDIELQLQELGPVIRSSVYSHLEAFVPCNKETLVKRLKKLHLNVQDDRLREPLQKLKLAVSNVMPEQLFKYQEDCQARNQAKCAKFQTDEEREKNGSEEDDDEKPGKRVIGPRKKFHWDDTIRTLLCNLVEIKLGCYELEPNKSQSAEDYLKSFMETEVKPLWPKGWMQAKMLFKESRSVHNHLTSAPAKKKVIPAPKPKVKECSPKKDQKTPASLVASVGGPSTSSSTSAVASTSSSSTPAQETICLDDSLDEELSFHPPALDLVSEALAVINNGNKGPPSGSRISMPTAKPRPGLREEKLASIMSKLPLATPKKLDSTQTAHSSSLIAGHTGPVPKKPQDLAHTGISSGLIAGSSIQNPKVSLEPLPARLLQQGLQRSSQIHASSSSQTHVSSSSQAQVAASSHALGTSEAQDASSLTQVTKVHQHSAVQQNYVSPLQATISKSQTNPVVKLSNNPQLSCSSPLIKSSDKPLMYRLPLSTPTPGNGSQGSHSLVSRTVPSTTTSSNYLAKAMVSQISTQGFKSPFSMAASPKLAASPKPATSPKPLPSPKPSASPKPSQSAKPSVSTKLISKSNPTPKPTVSPSSSSPNALVAQSSHSSSNNPVHKQPSGINISRQSPTLNLLPSNRTSGLPSTKNLQAPPKLTNSSSTGTVGKNSLSGIAMNVPASRGSNLNSSGANRTSLSGGTGSGTQGATKPLSTPHRPSSASGSSVVTASVQSTAGASLLANASPLTLMTSPLSVTNQNVTPFGMLGGLVPVTMPFQFPLELLGFGTDTAGVTATSGSTSAAFHHSLTQNLLKGLQPGAQHAATLSHSPLPAHLPQTFNDGGQSKGDTKLPRKSQ